A part of Streptomyces sp. NBC_00557 genomic DNA contains:
- a CDS encoding S8 family peptidase has protein sequence MTSPASAKPAERTAASALIAKTHVTLITGDRVALDAKGRIVGLQRAKGREHIPFQVRRTEGHTLVVPVDAAHLVASGTLDQRLFDVTELNKAATRRAQKDGLKVIVGYRGSAASAKAGVRNASHLRRSLSALDADAVQTPVRDTAALWHAVTDGGRAASGIAHVWLDGVRKASLDKSVPQIGAPVAWKAGYTGKGVKVAVLDTGVDTSHPDLKDQVIASKNFTSAADATDHYGHGTHVASIVAGTGAKSGGKYKGVAPDARILNGKVLDDTGSGDDSGILAGMEWAASQGASVVNLSLGGYDSPGIDPLEAEVNKLSATKGILFAIAAGNDGPQSIGSPGSADAALTVGAVDKKDRLADFSSTGPRIGDGAIKPDVTAPGVDITAAAAKGSVIDQEVGEKPEGYLTISGTSMATPHVAGAAAILKQEHPDWGYAELKGALTGSAKGGNYTPYQQGAGRIAVDKAYQQTVIADPVSVSFGVQQWPHTDDKPVTRKVTYRNLGDKDVTLTLSSTGLDPKGHAAPAGFFTLGATRLTVPAHGKASVALTANTKLGGTLDGAYSAYVTATGAGQTVRTGAAVQREVESYDVTLKVVNRGGKPAKYYTADLAGLSGLGSGTDVSPYDPSGTVKARLPKGTYILNSAVSVDKDGVKGVDWIAQPSLTVTKKQTITIDARKARPVDITVPATGATSQFACPGYQITSGDATYTYSWFLDSYKNFRTAHIGPKLPAGRLLQQWDAHWTKGASEEYDVTSGGPVRQLATGYTKHYKASELATVKARLGASAGGKTGSISAVGWLPDSVGASSIDIAQKLPGTRTLHLSTAGGVLWNLDFTQYGGRDQDGFPIADAGYSVGESSFKAGHSYTRTVNTAVFGPHVGKDLGLFRDGNDIYGSLPLFADSVRHPGYSEFTSVRTTLYRDGTKVGSNEDPLLGDATFKVPAGDAAYRLTTSVTRSAKVARASSRIDAAWTFRSKKVSGAVQLPASALHYGAATGLDSTVPAGRTVTFPVTVEGAAAGGNLKSLTVYVSYDGKTFKKVDVRGGKITVKNPAKGKSVSFRSEITDKKGNTSKITIYDAYFGK, from the coding sequence ATGACCAGCCCGGCGTCGGCGAAGCCCGCGGAGCGCACCGCCGCCTCCGCGCTCATCGCGAAGACCCATGTCACCCTGATCACCGGAGACCGCGTCGCCCTCGACGCCAAGGGCCGGATCGTCGGCCTGCAGCGGGCCAAGGGCCGCGAGCACATACCCTTCCAGGTCCGCCGGACCGAGGGCCACACGCTGGTCGTCCCGGTCGACGCGGCCCACCTGGTCGCCTCCGGCACGCTGGACCAGCGCCTGTTCGACGTCACCGAACTGAACAAGGCCGCCACCCGCCGGGCCCAGAAGGACGGCCTGAAGGTCATCGTCGGCTACCGCGGCTCCGCCGCCTCCGCCAAGGCCGGCGTCCGGAACGCGAGTCATCTGCGGCGCAGCCTGAGCGCCCTCGACGCCGACGCCGTGCAGACACCGGTCAGGGACACCGCCGCGCTCTGGCACGCCGTCACCGACGGCGGCCGGGCCGCCTCCGGCATCGCGCACGTCTGGCTCGACGGCGTCCGCAAGGCCTCCCTCGACAAGTCCGTGCCGCAGATCGGCGCGCCGGTCGCATGGAAGGCCGGCTACACCGGCAAGGGCGTGAAGGTCGCCGTCCTGGACACCGGCGTGGACACCAGCCACCCGGACCTCAAGGACCAGGTGATCGCCTCCAAGAACTTCACCTCCGCCGCCGACGCCACCGACCACTACGGGCACGGCACCCACGTCGCCTCCATCGTGGCGGGCACCGGCGCCAAGTCGGGCGGCAAGTACAAGGGTGTGGCCCCGGACGCCAGGATCCTCAACGGCAAGGTGCTGGACGACACCGGCTCCGGCGACGACTCCGGCATCCTCGCCGGCATGGAGTGGGCGGCCTCGCAGGGCGCCTCCGTCGTCAACCTCAGCCTCGGCGGCTACGACAGCCCCGGCATCGACCCGCTCGAGGCCGAGGTCAACAAGCTCTCCGCCACCAAGGGCATCCTGTTCGCGATCGCCGCGGGCAACGACGGCCCCCAGTCGATCGGTTCACCGGGCAGCGCGGACGCCGCACTCACCGTCGGCGCCGTCGACAAGAAGGACAGGCTCGCCGACTTCTCCTCCACCGGCCCGCGGATCGGCGACGGCGCGATCAAGCCCGACGTCACCGCCCCCGGCGTGGACATCACCGCCGCCGCGGCCAAGGGCAGCGTCATCGACCAGGAGGTCGGCGAGAAGCCCGAGGGCTACCTGACCATCTCCGGCACCTCGATGGCCACCCCGCACGTCGCCGGCGCCGCCGCGATCCTGAAGCAGGAGCACCCCGACTGGGGCTACGCCGAGCTGAAGGGCGCGCTGACCGGCTCCGCCAAGGGCGGCAACTACACGCCGTACCAGCAGGGCGCGGGCCGTATCGCGGTGGACAAGGCCTACCAGCAGACCGTCATCGCCGACCCGGTGTCGGTGAGCTTCGGCGTGCAGCAGTGGCCGCACACCGACGACAAGCCGGTCACCAGGAAGGTGACCTACCGCAACCTCGGCGACAAGGACGTCACGCTCACCCTGAGCAGCACCGGCCTCGACCCCAAGGGCCACGCGGCGCCGGCCGGCTTCTTCACGCTCGGCGCGACCCGGCTGACCGTGCCGGCGCACGGCAAGGCCTCCGTCGCCCTCACCGCCAACACCAAGCTGGGCGGCACCCTCGACGGCGCCTACTCCGCGTACGTGACCGCGACCGGCGCCGGCCAGACGGTCCGCACGGGCGCCGCGGTGCAGCGCGAGGTGGAGTCGTACGACGTCACGCTGAAGGTCGTCAACCGGGGTGGCAAGCCCGCGAAGTACTACACCGCCGACCTCGCCGGCCTCTCCGGCCTCGGGAGCGGCACGGACGTGAGCCCGTACGACCCGTCCGGCACGGTGAAGGCGCGCCTGCCCAAGGGCACCTACATCCTCAACTCGGCCGTCTCCGTGGACAAGGACGGCGTCAAGGGCGTCGACTGGATCGCCCAGCCGTCGCTGACCGTCACCAAGAAGCAGACCATCACGATCGACGCGCGCAAGGCCCGGCCGGTCGACATCACCGTCCCGGCCACGGGCGCGACATCGCAGTTCGCCTGCCCCGGCTACCAGATCACCAGCGGCGACGCCACCTACACCTACAGCTGGTTCCTCGACTCGTACAAGAACTTCCGCACCGCCCACATCGGTCCGAAGCTGCCCGCCGGCCGGCTGTTGCAGCAGTGGGACGCCCACTGGACCAAGGGCGCGAGCGAGGAGTACGACGTCACCTCCGGCGGCCCGGTCCGGCAGCTCGCCACTGGCTACACCAAGCACTACAAGGCGAGTGAACTGGCCACCGTCAAGGCCCGCCTCGGTGCCTCCGCAGGCGGCAAGACCGGCTCGATCAGCGCCGTCGGCTGGCTCCCCGACAGCGTGGGCGCCTCCTCCATCGACATCGCGCAGAAGCTGCCCGGCACCCGCACCCTGCACCTGTCCACGGCCGGCGGGGTCCTGTGGAACCTGGACTTCACCCAGTACGGCGGCAGGGACCAGGACGGATTCCCCATCGCCGACGCCGGATACTCGGTCGGGGAGTCCTCCTTCAAGGCCGGTCACAGCTACACCAGGACCGTGAACACCGCCGTCTTCGGCCCGCACGTCGGCAAGGACCTCGGCCTGTTCCGCGACGGCAACGACATCTACGGCTCGCTGCCGCTGTTCGCCGACTCCGTCAGGCACCCCGGGTACTCGGAGTTCACCTCGGTGCGCACGACCCTGTACCGCGACGGCACCAAGGTCGGCTCCAACGAGGACCCGCTGCTCGGCGACGCGACGTTCAAGGTCCCGGCCGGGGACGCCGCGTACCGGCTGACCACCTCGGTCACCCGCTCGGCGAAGGTCGCCCGGGCGTCCTCGCGGATCGACGCCGCCTGGACCTTCCGCTCCAAGAAGGTCTCCGGCGCCGTCCAGCTCCCCGCCTCCGCGCTGCACTACGGCGCCGCGACCGGCCTGGACAGCACGGTCCCGGCCGGGCGGACGGTCACCTTCCCGGTCACCGTCGAGGGCGCCGCAGCCGGCGGCAACCTCAAGTCCCTGACCGTGTACGTCTCCTACGACGGCAAGACCTTCAAGAAGGTCGACGTCCGCGGCGGGAAGATCACGGTGAAGAACCCGGCGAAGGGCAAGTCCGTCTCCTTCCGCTCCGAGATCACCGACAAGAAGGGCAACACGTCGAAGATCACGATCTACGACGCGTACTTCGGCAAGTGA
- a CDS encoding ABC transporter ATP-binding protein — protein sequence MYELRNVTKRYTRGKDTVHALDGVDLAIGDGDRLVIQGPTGGGKSTLLQMLGGLDRPTSGEVVLDGTDLAGLSEARLTRVRSENIGFVFQSFNLIPTLTAQENVETALVPLGIKAGERRELAAEALHSVGLGERLHHLPGEMSGGQQQRVAIARAVVKKPKVLLADEPTGNLDEGMRDEIMDVLERLWKAHGLTFVMVTHDSAIARKAPRLATIRKGRMTVRENAGA from the coding sequence ATGTACGAACTCAGAAACGTCACCAAGCGCTACACCAGGGGCAAGGACACCGTCCACGCCCTCGACGGCGTGGACCTGGCCATCGGCGACGGGGACCGGCTCGTCATCCAGGGTCCCACCGGCGGCGGAAAGTCCACCCTCCTGCAGATGCTCGGCGGCCTCGACCGGCCCACCTCCGGCGAGGTCGTGCTGGACGGCACCGACCTGGCCGGGCTCAGCGAGGCCCGGCTGACCAGGGTCCGCAGCGAGAACATCGGCTTCGTCTTCCAGTCCTTCAACCTCATCCCCACGCTCACCGCCCAGGAGAACGTGGAGACGGCCCTCGTCCCCCTCGGCATCAAGGCCGGGGAACGCCGCGAACTCGCCGCGGAGGCCCTGCACTCCGTCGGGCTCGGCGAACGCCTGCACCATCTCCCCGGCGAGATGTCCGGAGGCCAGCAGCAGCGCGTCGCCATCGCCCGGGCCGTCGTCAAGAAGCCCAAGGTGCTGCTCGCCGACGAACCGACCGGCAACCTCGACGAGGGCATGCGGGACGAGATCATGGACGTGCTCGAACGCCTGTGGAAGGCGCACGGGTTGACCTTCGTCATGGTCACCCACGACTCCGCGATCGCGCGGAAGGCCCCGCGCCTGGCCACCATCCGCAAGGGCAGGATGACGGTGAGGGAGAACGCCGGCGCCTGA